The proteins below come from a single Arthrobacter sp. zg-Y1171 genomic window:
- a CDS encoding helix-turn-helix transcriptional regulator, translating to MKNLVHESRQRLAWSQQRLADALGVSRQTVISIERGRFDPSLPLAFRIAGVFNCTIEDLFFPDEPQ from the coding sequence GTGAAGAACCTGGTGCATGAGTCGCGCCAGCGCCTGGCCTGGTCCCAACAGCGGCTCGCTGACGCGTTGGGCGTATCCCGCCAGACCGTCATCTCCATCGAACGCGGACGTTTTGACCCGTCGCTGCCGCTGGCCTTTCGGATCGCCGGCGTCTTCAACTGCACCATCGAGGACCTTTTCTTTCCCGACGAGCCGCAATGA
- a CDS encoding GNAT family N-acetyltransferase, with protein MPDSLLDALDIERRAAGWKRMIHEGQVPQPHLAVIGSNVVGFSHADSSSDDDADPQVGEVTALYLLEEFVGTGVGRRLWEAALNQLRESGHTALSVWVLDSNQRGRKFYERRGMSLDGATKEESFSGSTLTEVRYRSSLHDAAGKRQGAIGVEGQAR; from the coding sequence ATGCCCGATTCCCTCCTCGATGCACTGGACATTGAGCGGAGAGCTGCGGGCTGGAAGCGAATGATCCATGAAGGGCAGGTGCCGCAACCACATTTGGCCGTGATCGGCTCGAACGTCGTGGGGTTTTCCCATGCGGACAGCAGCAGCGACGACGACGCCGACCCGCAGGTCGGAGAGGTCACCGCCCTCTACCTCCTGGAGGAATTTGTCGGCACGGGAGTCGGGCGCCGCTTGTGGGAAGCAGCGCTGAACCAACTGCGCGAAAGCGGACACACCGCTTTGTCCGTGTGGGTGCTGGATTCCAACCAGCGGGGAAGGAAATTCTACGAACGAAGGGGAATGTCCTTGGACGGAGCAACCAAAGAAGAGTCCTTCTCCGGCTCCACCCTGACGGAGGTGCGGTACCGCTCTTCGTTGCACGATGCGGCGGGGAAGAGACAAGGGGCTATCGGCGTCGAGGGCCAGGCCCGTTAG
- a CDS encoding N-acetyltransferase, translating to MTVQLVPLRAQQFPAWMERSRTEYASDLITTGESPQEAHRRAYESLDAAFPENIPTTDNAVFDVLDGTGTTIGYLWVGTDSSEDHRSWWVWDIVVDEEHRGKGLGRKAMKLAEDYARSQGAHTLGLSVFGFNHGARGLYESMGYEIVTTKMKKHL from the coding sequence ATGACTGTTCAGCTCGTCCCTCTCCGCGCCCAACAATTCCCTGCCTGGATGGAACGAAGCCGCACTGAATACGCATCTGATCTCATTACGACAGGCGAATCCCCGCAAGAGGCACATCGGCGCGCTTATGAGAGCCTAGATGCCGCGTTTCCTGAGAACATTCCAACCACAGATAATGCCGTGTTCGATGTTCTTGACGGTACCGGCACAACCATTGGCTACCTTTGGGTTGGAACTGACAGTTCTGAAGATCATCGCTCTTGGTGGGTGTGGGACATAGTCGTTGATGAGGAGCATCGCGGCAAAGGGCTAGGCAGGAAGGCAATGAAGCTGGCCGAAGACTACGCGCGTTCCCAAGGCGCCCACACCCTTGGACTCAGCGTCTTCGGATTCAACCACGGCGCCCGAGGACTCTACGAATCGATGGGTTACGAAATAGTGACCACGAAAATGAAGAAGCACCTCTAA
- a CDS encoding CGNR zinc finger domain-containing protein, protein MVEDEDLLLALLNSTPVVAGRPTDGLAGASCVEFVARYGGTGSPAELEHLRRMRECLQDAVRESNDALSRLSTALGDGALVPRVTPQGLHWEVRAPEDERIAFRAALAWSRVVRELPGRLRPCANNECNLFLIDRSRPGTAKWCSMAVCGNRMKARTHAGRQRAAAERP, encoded by the coding sequence ATGGTCGAGGATGAAGACCTGCTGCTGGCGCTGCTGAACAGCACACCCGTTGTCGCGGGCCGTCCCACGGATGGACTCGCGGGCGCCTCCTGCGTCGAGTTCGTTGCACGCTACGGAGGCACGGGCTCTCCAGCCGAGCTTGAACATCTTCGACGGATGCGGGAGTGCCTGCAGGACGCCGTCCGGGAATCCAATGACGCACTGTCCCGCCTTTCAACAGCGCTGGGCGACGGCGCCCTGGTCCCCCGGGTCACTCCGCAGGGACTCCACTGGGAAGTGCGTGCGCCGGAGGACGAGCGGATAGCCTTCCGTGCGGCGCTTGCCTGGTCCCGTGTTGTCCGGGAATTACCAGGCCGTCTTCGTCCTTGTGCCAACAACGAGTGCAACCTCTTCCTCATCGACAGGAGCAGGCCGGGCACCGCCAAGTGGTGTTCCATGGCAGTGTGCGGCAACCGGATGAAGGCCCGCACGCATGCCGGCCGCCAGCGGGCGGCAGCAGAGCGGCCGTAA
- a CDS encoding ketopantoate reductase family protein: MKIGIVGAGGVGAYFAAALSRAGHDVHLLVTPRHVDPLSDHGIHLTSGDGRDEFIALAGVSTDAAAIGVCDAVVLGCKAGQVRDVMQTALPLLGPDTPVLPLQNGVTASEQITAAVGGGHALGGLCMIISYLVEPGHVHHVGGNPAVTLGELDGTPTARVQALAAALISAGISTRISDDITTELWRKFMLIASYGGVGALCRKNVGETRTHPGTRALVEDAMREVATIAAAVGVNLTEDDVKTTMAQYDAFTPDSTASMQRDLIAGRPSELEEQNGALARIAAKHNTPAPIHTTIYRALSILDRPS; the protein is encoded by the coding sequence ATGAAGATCGGAATCGTCGGCGCCGGCGGAGTCGGCGCCTACTTCGCCGCCGCCCTGTCCCGGGCAGGCCACGACGTCCACCTCCTGGTTACGCCCCGCCATGTCGATCCCCTTTCCGACCATGGGATTCACCTCACCTCGGGCGACGGACGGGATGAATTCATCGCGCTGGCCGGTGTTTCAACGGACGCTGCAGCCATCGGGGTGTGCGACGCCGTCGTCCTAGGCTGCAAAGCCGGCCAGGTCCGCGACGTCATGCAAACCGCGCTGCCGCTCCTCGGCCCCGATACCCCGGTGCTGCCGCTGCAGAACGGGGTCACCGCATCCGAACAGATCACAGCAGCCGTTGGCGGCGGGCATGCTCTGGGCGGTCTGTGCATGATCATCTCCTATCTAGTCGAGCCCGGGCACGTCCATCATGTTGGCGGGAATCCCGCTGTCACCCTCGGAGAGCTCGACGGCACACCAACAGCCCGCGTACAGGCCCTCGCCGCCGCTTTGATTTCAGCCGGCATCAGCACCCGTATCTCTGACGACATCACCACCGAGCTGTGGCGGAAGTTCATGCTCATTGCTTCCTACGGCGGCGTCGGAGCGCTGTGCCGTAAAAACGTGGGTGAAACGCGGACCCACCCGGGCACGCGGGCATTAGTTGAAGACGCCATGCGTGAAGTCGCCACGATCGCCGCAGCGGTTGGAGTGAACCTCACCGAGGATGACGTGAAAACGACAATGGCCCAGTACGACGCATTCACGCCCGACAGCACCGCTTCCATGCAGCGCGACCTCATCGCGGGTCGCCCTTCCGAACTCGAAGAACAAAACGGCGCCCTCGCCCGTATCGCCGCGAAGCACAATACCCCTGCACCTATCCACACAACCATCTATCGGGCACTGAGCATCCTGGACCGTCCCAGCTAG
- a CDS encoding phosphotransferase — translation MDIGSAHTVVLLDGTAAVRIARDSDTAAAMRKRQKLVDSIPDSIGFPGGPCPAGEGEPGQLRDLGGHNVFWEGNRIVGVLDWDLASRSDRSTDLACIGVWNGWDKLPLIAGSAEVRRAAIRRNTFRLQQVAFALLNGRPTDEIGQAVARANAWLRESL, via the coding sequence GTGGACATAGGGTCAGCCCACACCGTGGTCCTGCTGGACGGCACCGCCGCCGTTCGAATTGCACGGGACTCGGACACGGCGGCCGCCATGCGGAAGCGGCAGAAGCTGGTGGACAGCATCCCGGACTCGATCGGCTTCCCCGGCGGACCGTGCCCTGCAGGGGAAGGCGAACCCGGCCAGCTTCGAGACCTCGGAGGGCACAACGTGTTCTGGGAAGGGAACCGCATAGTCGGGGTACTGGATTGGGATCTGGCGTCCCGGAGCGACCGCTCCACGGATCTTGCCTGCATCGGTGTCTGGAACGGGTGGGACAAGCTGCCGCTGATCGCCGGCTCCGCGGAAGTGCGCCGTGCTGCCATCCGGCGGAACACCTTCCGGCTGCAGCAAGTCGCGTTCGCGTTATTGAACGGCCGGCCCACGGACGAGATCGGGCAAGCGGTCGCCCGGGCAAACGCGTGGCTCCGGGAAAGCTTGTAA
- a CDS encoding tautomerase family protein, with amino-acid sequence MPLIQVLNASPSTTEKKRQLLAALTETYARVMEIRPDTIRVVLHELPRENWSVAGVTLADSGQDESVRAG; translated from the coding sequence ATGCCACTTATTCAGGTACTTAACGCCTCGCCGTCCACCACCGAGAAGAAGCGCCAGCTGCTGGCAGCGCTTACGGAAACTTATGCCCGGGTTATGGAGATTCGGCCGGACACTATTCGGGTTGTTCTTCACGAGCTGCCCCGTGAGAATTGGTCGGTCGCCGGAGTGACCCTGGCGGACTCCGGCCAGGATGAATCCGTCCGGGCCGGCTGA
- a CDS encoding alpha/beta fold hydrolase, giving the protein MVAVHHRTVSVNGLDVFYREAGPVDAPVLLLLHGYPTSSHMFRHLIPRLAEQYRVIAPDSIGFGRSSAPSVEEFTYTFDGLAEVTRAFLVELGVDAYTVYTQDYGAPIAWRLALANPAAVEGVISQNGNAYEEGFVHDFWAPIWAYGADPSPENKAVLRPALGREAVEWQYKHGVPDPTTVDPDAWEHDLALLARPGVDEAQLALFGDYHTNRALYPALHELLRSTQVPVLAVWGRNDEIFGPAGAEAFRQDVPKARVELLDGGHFLLESHLDEVADIILDWRSGF; this is encoded by the coding sequence ATGGTCGCCGTCCATCACCGCACCGTTTCCGTCAACGGCCTAGACGTGTTTTACCGCGAAGCCGGCCCCGTGGACGCCCCGGTGCTGCTGCTCCTGCACGGATATCCCACCAGCTCGCACATGTTCCGCCACCTCATCCCCAGGCTCGCCGAACAATACCGGGTGATCGCCCCGGACTCCATCGGCTTTGGCCGCTCGTCAGCGCCGTCGGTGGAGGAGTTTACGTACACTTTCGACGGGCTGGCCGAGGTGACGCGTGCTTTCCTGGTGGAACTCGGCGTGGACGCCTATACGGTCTACACCCAGGACTACGGCGCCCCCATCGCCTGGCGGCTGGCGCTGGCCAACCCGGCAGCGGTGGAAGGCGTGATTTCGCAGAACGGCAACGCCTACGAAGAGGGTTTTGTGCACGACTTCTGGGCGCCCATCTGGGCCTACGGTGCGGACCCTTCGCCGGAAAACAAGGCGGTCCTGCGTCCGGCCTTGGGCCGGGAGGCAGTCGAGTGGCAGTACAAGCACGGCGTTCCGGATCCCACCACAGTGGACCCGGACGCCTGGGAGCACGATCTGGCGCTCCTGGCCCGCCCCGGCGTCGACGAGGCCCAACTGGCGCTCTTCGGCGACTACCACACCAACCGGGCACTGTATCCGGCGCTCCACGAATTGCTGCGTTCCACCCAGGTTCCTGTGCTTGCCGTATGGGGGCGGAATGACGAAATCTTCGGTCCGGCCGGAGCCGAAGCGTTCCGCCAGGATGTCCCCAAGGCGCGCGTGGAACTTCTCGACGGCGGCCACTTCCTCCTCGAGTCACACCTCGACGAGGTTGCGGACATCATTCTCGACTGGCGGTCCGGGTTCTAG
- a CDS encoding RNA polymerase sigma factor yields the protein MGTTRSSKEREARFAALYATTYGDVLRFVQRRTESHRAEDVTHEAFMAAWRRLDELPREPGDARAWLYGTARNCLLNDQRSRARQGALEVRIASHIPEFIDPEDDLVALQVDLAAAWSRVRPEDREVLSLAVWENLTSPQAGRVLGISAAAYRIRLHRARQSLHRALRHRAPDYSTLEELI from the coding sequence ATGGGGACAACACGAAGCTCTAAGGAACGCGAGGCCCGCTTCGCCGCGCTCTACGCGACAACATACGGTGACGTCCTGCGCTTTGTGCAGCGCCGGACGGAATCGCACCGGGCCGAAGACGTAACCCATGAAGCCTTCATGGCAGCATGGCGCCGGCTGGATGAGCTGCCTCGGGAGCCAGGGGACGCGCGGGCATGGCTGTACGGCACGGCCCGCAACTGTCTGCTCAACGATCAGCGTTCCCGTGCGCGCCAAGGTGCCCTTGAGGTTCGGATAGCCTCCCATATCCCGGAATTCATTGATCCGGAGGACGACTTGGTTGCCCTTCAAGTGGACCTGGCGGCCGCTTGGAGCAGGGTCCGGCCCGAGGACCGGGAAGTGCTGTCGCTCGCAGTGTGGGAAAACCTGACCTCTCCGCAGGCCGGCCGCGTACTGGGAATCTCTGCGGCCGCCTACCGTATCCGTCTCCACCGCGCACGCCAGTCCCTGCACCGTGCCCTTCGGCACCGGGCGCCGGACTACTCGACCTTGGAGGAATTGATATGA
- a CDS encoding ABC transporter ATP-binding protein: MSAELAISVQGLEKSFGKFQALNGLNLQVQRGQVHGFLGPNGAGKSTTIRVLLGLLKADAGALQVLGKDPWREAVPLHRRLAYVPGDVALWPGMTGGEAIDLLGSLRGGLDEGRRAELIQRFELDPAKRGRQYSKGNRQKVAIVAALASDVELLILDEPTSGLDPLMENVFQEVIGEAKQRGTTVLLSSHILAEVETLADRVSIIRDGRIVEEGTLAQLRGHTTAAVHATLERDPQPGQLAAFEDVHLDGGKLTAVVESARVGEAMAALTPFGITSLTVEPPSLESLFLRLYEDDAPSTRARP; the protein is encoded by the coding sequence ATGAGCGCGGAGTTGGCCATCAGTGTTCAGGGGCTCGAGAAATCTTTCGGGAAATTCCAGGCTCTGAACGGGCTGAACCTCCAAGTTCAGCGTGGGCAGGTGCACGGTTTCCTGGGGCCAAACGGCGCCGGGAAGTCAACAACTATCCGTGTGCTCCTAGGACTGTTGAAGGCCGACGCCGGAGCCCTGCAGGTCCTGGGAAAGGATCCGTGGCGAGAGGCCGTGCCGCTGCATCGCCGGCTTGCCTATGTGCCGGGCGATGTCGCGTTGTGGCCGGGCATGACCGGCGGCGAGGCCATCGACCTGCTGGGATCGCTCCGCGGCGGCCTGGACGAGGGGCGGCGGGCGGAACTGATCCAGCGGTTTGAGCTGGATCCCGCGAAGCGGGGCCGCCAGTACTCCAAGGGTAACCGGCAAAAGGTGGCCATCGTCGCCGCCCTGGCCTCCGACGTCGAGCTCCTAATCCTTGACGAGCCAACCAGCGGTCTGGACCCGCTGATGGAGAACGTCTTCCAGGAAGTGATCGGCGAGGCAAAGCAACGCGGCACCACGGTGCTGCTCAGCAGCCATATTCTCGCCGAAGTCGAAACCCTCGCGGACCGGGTGAGCATTATCCGGGACGGACGGATCGTGGAGGAAGGGACACTGGCCCAGCTTCGCGGGCATACCACCGCCGCCGTCCACGCCACTCTGGAACGTGACCCACAGCCCGGCCAGCTGGCCGCATTCGAGGACGTGCACCTGGACGGCGGCAAACTCACGGCTGTGGTGGAGTCCGCACGGGTGGGTGAGGCAATGGCAGCACTCACCCCGTTCGGCATCACATCGCTGACCGTCGAACCGCCCTCGCTGGAGAGCCTCTTCCTGCGGCTGTACGAGGACGACGCCCCCTCCACACGGGCGCGCCCATGA